The Triticum aestivum cultivar Chinese Spring chromosome 6D, IWGSC CS RefSeq v2.1, whole genome shotgun sequence genomic sequence GACAGAGAAAAAAGATTCCTTCCATATCCTAGTTTaataaattgaattaaaacaatgCATCAGGTGGGCGTATTTCAAAAATTCCCCAAGTTTTATTAATAAGTATAGATTAAAAAatcatgttttaaaaaatgtttgctttTTCAAATTTAAAGTTCAAAATATATTTGAGTTTTTAAATTTTTGCAAATTCGAAAAATAATCACAACAGTAgctcctagttttaaaaaatactcAGGTTTAAGAAAAAGAGAAatatttttcttttgaaaaaaagcaAGTTTAAATTTTTGTTAACAACTTTGCAAATTTTCGTGTTCTAAAATATATTCACTTTAAAAAGAAATCCTCTTAATATCTGGCGCGACTGTGCGCTTAATTTAAAATTTCGCGCGGCTAAATGAACACCAAGTCTCGTTTGGTTTAGTGGTAGACTTCTGAACGCTTTAGCGTGAGTGTCTGGGTTCGAGTCCTCGCAGCTTATTGTTGTTTCTTAGAAACGTTTTACTGGCGCGGGGTGTTGGTACcctaatgggctggcccattgttGCTCTGACTTTTTCTTTTCTGGCAGAAACGAATCGGGAGAACGATAAAACTCCCGCACGACAAACCACCTCGGAGGTACGAAAATTATCTGGGTCCCACCGTAAAccaaaaaaattggagaaacaatcctccctttaatattaggtaaacatatatagatatagatatataaatTACCAATACTATGTCTTCATTTTTTAGGAATATATATTAGTGGGATTTTTCATCTGTGAGCTAAAAGTGGTAATCGGTTATTGACTTGATATAGTACATTTGTACACCAGTATAATGCACAAATTTTCGTTAAGTTCGATCATTTTCATGTCTCCCAAAATGTGTGCATCCGGCAATGAAAAAAGGAAATAGAGAAAACAAGTAGATGAGTTGATATAATCACATAAGAGGTTCCAGAGTAAAATGAGCACATCAGGAAATCCATATGAATGGCCATGAGCACTTATTTTATTCCTCTGCTAGAGTATGCTATTCTTGATGAGGACCGGGTTTTTATTATGAACCATTTTTGAACAAAAAATCTGGGACAATTTCGATAACAAAGCAAAGTACATATAGTGGAGAACACGCATATAACAGAACAAAAATATTGTATTTCCTTTAAATCGAAATTCAAGACATGTTTCATATACCCATGGGGCCCAGGTTCGGCCTGATCATCACGTACTTCTGACGAGGTCATTGATGTCCCTGGCGGTGTGGTGAAACAACAGACACCAGGAGGGGTGCTTGGCCTGTCACACAACCCATGGCTCGCTAGAGTTGGCCAGTAGTTATGAGTTGCATAGTGGTGGCTTGGGAACTTGAGACGAGCAAAATGATAAGAACAATACAGATATGCACCACTACATGATTGTCATTTCTGCTTCTTAGAGCACCAACCTGGGTCTAAGTGGTTAGTGCAGTGATTGTACTTGAGCCCATCAATGATCAAACCATAGGTTTTGATCCCTTTGTACCTTATTTAGCAGCCTGTTAACACATTATTCTAGCCTAACTCATGAATCAAAGCCACCCGTTTCGAAACCACAAACGTACGCTCTAACCTCAAATTATCTAAAAATGGCGGTTTTATACTTGAAAACAGCTAAGAAGCTCCATTGAAAAGATGTTGAGTACTAGTACAACAAGACAGAAACAAACTTTGGTTTTTGTTGCCAGACTTCTTTTCTTCTTTTGAGGGGACGCAGCCAGATGTCTGGCTTACACACTTCACACTGGTTTTCAACTCTCAGGCCCAAACTACAAAGGGCTTAGTAATAGTATAAGCCCACTTGCCGCAATTATATCGATCTTCCCAAGAATGTCCCCTCCGCTGCATCAATTTTACCAACAATCGGCAGTAAATAATGTAACAAAATGTGAGAAGCGCAACTGGAAGGGAAACGCCTGCTCCAAAAAAGACAGACATCCTAACCCCAGATCCAAGCAAAAGCCTAGTGTACCTCCCTGGCAGTGCGTTGATCAAGGCCGCATAGAACCACATGGATCTGAAGCTTCTGTTAAGTTGTATGGTTATCACTCGTTAACTACACTTCACCACAAATGGATTGAAAGCATTAAGGAACTGTGAGGTCCGCATCCCGAGCTTGAGGTCAACTTCTCCACCACCTAGCCAGAAGAAATCCTCATCCAACTTGGTGATAGCTTCATCTATGATAACCTGATGACAAACCCTTTGTATAAGATGCCTTGCAAATTTCAGATTATAATCTTGACactagaaagaaacaaaaaaagcaaCCAATGGTACAATACAGAATGTCAAAATTTGATGTCATTCATTTAGAACGTCTATTTGAGCAACTGATAAGATATTTTGGTTCTAGTCACAGTTGAAAGTTGAAACAATATATCTATTGTTTAATACCATCAATTTACTCGTACAGAATTTGAAATGGACTAGGAAACTTCAAGGAGACGGTAGGCATATAGTGTCAGATATGATATGCAAAATATGTGATTTATCTCTTATGTAGTTCTGTTGTCCTTCAGTCTGAATATAATTACGATAGTATCTTCAACAACATACATCCTTCAAGAAGCAACATGGTAACAGCAAAATTCCATTACCGGTATGTCTGTTTTCATTCCGATGCATGTCACACCATTGTGCACAAACCCAGTAAGCATGAGTGACTCCTCTTCTGGTGCGAGCCTCACTGCACCAAAAACAAAAGTATACATTTTAATTTTCTGATACTGCAACAGTATCTGCAGCTACACCTGAAGATCTTGAAACTGAAGCAGATTGGTATATGCATTTTATATTTTTATTTAAGATACAGACAATGATGTTTCTGAAGAAACATATGACTAACAATGTTTGATGGTACATACATCTGCCTGCAAATGAATAGTTTGAGATTGTAGAATTTTCAATACACTGAAAACAATCTTACTGTTAAATCTCTTTTTGGGTATCTGACTCTCATTTAGGGTATACAGGAAGTTCTTGATGTTTTCAGCATTAAGCCGTGCCATATACTGCAAAAGATATTCAAGTTATCAAAATAAATATACTGTACTGAGTATCAAGTTTGAAGATGATACATTGAGATTATAAAAGGTTACCTGAACAATAACAACGTAATACTTAGAATTCTTTGGGTTACTGCAGTCAACTACATCTGCAGCAGCTTTGGTATTCACCTGCGAAAAGTGGACATGATTCAGAGAACATATCCATGGATACCACGCCTTAAACAATGCAATAAAATGAGAAGGGAGAGATACCATTACACAAAATCAATCTACTAACACTTTAGAAGCACAAAAGACAAAATCTGTTGAAAAGAAATCcgaaataaaaaagagaagggGGAGATACTATTCACATATTAATCAGCAAACAAATTTTGGTTTCAATTCTCAAATTTGGGCATAAACAAATCGGACTTAGCCTGGAATCCACTGAATCATTAAGACAGCAGATTAGCAAAAACTTTCTCTACCAATGAGCATTAGTATTTTTTTGCAAATTTCAAGTAGCAAGGACAGTAATCAATTATGTGTCAAAATTAAACTAAAAAGCTAATTTTGAGTAGTTTTGAGTAGCCGAATTGTAAGGACCCATCAAACTATAAATGTCATAACCAGGTGCCAACTTGCCGTAGCTCATAACAACAGCATCTACTGTCATTAACCTATGTATAAAAATCTACCTCACAGCCATCCATCTGAGCTCAAATCAATGgcaacacacatttttcctaaaaaaGACCATTCATTCCCTAGTTCTCTACCAAGTCTACCTAGCACCTTCCAACTTATAATGGCATGCCAAAAACTCTGTATCTTTATTCATCCACCAACTAGAGACATCTTTTTGTTGCATGGAAGCTAATGGCCGTTGATCTCACAATCTTAAGATACAATATAAATCCAACATAACTACCTGCAATCGAAACACTAGTTGACACAACTCTTTATCATCAATAAATTAAACTTATTAGTTGCAGCATTATTTGAACTGCATATGGTAACTGACAATTAGAGCATTTTTTTCATGAACACGAACAGCACTTAGCCAATATCATGGTACAACCATGAACTGAAAGTAAAACTGTTTTCTGAACAAATCATTGAGGATCGTAACAGCCTTTTGCTCATGCTGCACACGAATCACAGACCCTGATATAAGATTAATAGCATTTTCCATCCAATAAACCATAGGTATTAGCAATCCTTTAGGCCATTGCCTTTATACATAACTACCAAACAATCCATTACTCCTCTAAATCCACGGATAACACAGACAACCTAATGCCACAATGAAGTAAATACAGTCAATTGCAACAACGTAACGCAATTGCGCACGTCAGGTGTTAGACGAAACGCCACATGGGGATATGAAAGGGAAGAGGCCGTACCATCACTATGCTCTTGCAAAGCTGGGCAACTGAATCGGCGGCGAGGAGGTCGCGGCGCTCCTCGAGAGGGCGGTCGTAGTAGTCCGCTGGAACACGCCGGAAGGCGAAGTCGTGCACGCCGCGCGCGGCCAGGAGGGCCGAGAGCCGCTCCTCGGTGTCCCCCGCCTCCACCTCCGCTTCGGCGTCGGAGAGAGAGAGCGCCCCAAGACGGTGCTGCTGGGCAGCGAgctcaaggtcttcgacgcgacGGAGGATGAGGAGCTGACGCGCCTCGAGATCGGCCGCGGCGGCGCCCATGGTCGATGTTGCCATGTTGGTGAAGGTTTCTGGACtccgaggatgatgacgaggagggccGAATAAAACTTCCTCGCAGATCAGTGTTTCGTCCCAGCCCAATTAGAGCTGAACCTTGGCTTGTCCCGAATTTTTAACTACAGGCCGTCTTTCAGGGCCTGTTAGGTTTGTGCCTATGTATGCCACAAGTGCTAAAACACTACTTAAGGATTTAAAAAAGATACTTATAAGGATTTAAAAAAGATCCGCCGCCTTGCTGACCATTAGATGTATACGTAACGGCCGTCCGATCTACCCACGTAAGCATCTAGTCCTTTGCAACAAGAGTGGTGTTGCGGAAAAGCCTCTTGTTGACCATTAACCCTCTGCAACAGTCTGCTTGTTGCAATCATCCGAGCgtgtatttttttctattttttgcaacAAAGGACTTGTTACAATTTTTTTTCGCAACAGTGATCTTGTTGCGGAAATTCTAAAGATCACAGGATTTTATACTTTCTTATTTTTTTGCAACAGAGATTTTGTtgcagaattttcttacaaaaaaatAATGTAAAGATCGTTTGCAGAATCTTTTGCAACAGGGGTCATGTTTCAGATTATTTTTTTTCGCAACAGAGTTCATGTTGCAGAACTCTATTTTTGCAAACAGATACCGTAGCATGAAGGAGATGGTGCTGGCGGCAGGAGGAGCTTGAGGTGGTGGCGGCCATGGCCGGCCAAGGTCGAGCTTCCGTTGCCGTCGGATGGCAGTGACTCGTGTGGTGGTGCCGCGATAGATCGTGACTGCTGCCCGAGGCGCGTCTCTGGTCGTCGTCGTGGTGCCACTCACAGCTTCGAGTGATTCCGTCGCTCGTCGCCGTTATCACGACCGGTGGTTGGACTTGGGAAGTCAGCCGGCGCTTTGCAAAGAACATGGTGGTTTGCATAGATGGCCGATGGCCTAGGCTGTTGCAAGAATAGGGGAGAAAATGAGTGGAGGAAGAGGTCGCTGAAGAGATAAGGTGAAAAGGAAGATGTAGGTGGACCACAAGGGACGCGTGTTGTTTAGGGGAGGCGGAAGATGCATTGGAGTGTTCCGCCGGTTGAACGAGAGCTTTTCCCTTTAAAAAAAGTTTCTCAAAAAACCTTAAGGATTAAAAAAAACACTAGTTAAGGGTACCCTTTACAAAAGTTATTCCCACTTTCCCAGGCGCTGACAAGTGATGCACTGTATGTCCGCCACTTGTAAAcctgagtttttccttttttcataaatttattattcaaaatgttttatctcttaaactgtgTGTGTAAATTCTGAATTGTTGTCACTGTTGGATTTCTCGAGTCGAGAGCTACGAAACTAGATCCCAAGTTgaaaatttttgatgatttttttttcaaaagaacCAGAACCACGTTTTTTTTCTACCTTTTACCCTTTTCAATAAGCACAAatttgtgcctccacgagaagcaaatctgTGCTTCTCGTGAAAGCACAAACCGTTTGTCATGCTTCTCACAAAAACAAATATGTGCATTTACAAGAAGCAAATTTGTGCATCTCGTGAAAAAACCACACAAAAGAGGATTTTCTTGAAAAAATTCCTTTTCAAGAGCACAACTGTGCTTCTCACATAAGCAAATCCGCCTCTAGGAGAAGCAAATTAGCAAAAAAATTGTTAAAAAATAAATTCATGTTTTTTTTTCAAGAAGCTCTTTTTATGGAAGCAAATATGTGTCTCCACAAAAAGCAAATCTGTCTTGCTCCTGGAAGCACAAAAAATCATGCAAGACAAAATTCATATATTTTTTCAAAACCTAGGGAAAACCAGGCTTAAACCAAAGAGCCGAAAAAACCCAAGAAAAACCCATGTAAAACCCGAAAACgtgtatagaaaaataaaaagtgaAACCCAGAGGGAGCACACAACATGCGGCATTTAGCGGCGGCTAGACGCACCACTTGGTGCAGTGTCAGCACACATAAATGGTCCTTGGAGGGCTCGCACAAGGGGTATCATGTAGTTACTTGCTCTCACAGAAATACTAGTTAAGGGGTACCCTTTGCAAATGTCACTCCCACCTTCTCAGGCGTTGACAAGTGGCGCACTGCATGTGCAACACTTGTCACAACATGTGAGTTTTCCCTTTTTCCGCAGACTtgttattcaaaatgttttatctattGAACCGTGTGTCTAAATTTCTGAACCGTTTGCACTATTGTATTTACTTCCTCGAGATATTTGAAACTAGGTCCCATGTTAATAtgttaaaaaaattcatgaaaaaataaaaaagaaaaaaacaaagccAAAAGCATGGTTATTTTTCGCTTTTCTTTTCTGTGGAGCACAAATCTACGCTTCCACGAGATGCAAATGTGTGCTTCTCATGAAAGTAAAAAAAATCATGCACAACAAGAAAATTCCATTTTTTCCCTTTTTGAGGAGCATAATTGTGCTTCTCGCGGAAGTAAAATATGTGCCTCCACTAAAAACAAACATGTGCTTCTCGTGAAAGcacaattttttgtgatttttttctccTTTCCAAGAAGCAAGTTGTGCTTCTCACGAAAACAAATCTGTACCTCCACGAGAAGCGAATATGTGATTCTCGTGAAAGCCAaaaacaaaaaatcacacaacaaacaaaaaaatcatgattttctcCCTTTCCAAGCAACACAGCTAGCATAATCAAATATGTACTTtcacgagaagcaaatatgtgcttttcGTGGAAGCACAAAAAATATCGCACGAAAGAAAACCGCGATTTTTTCGCTTTATGAGTCTGCTTTTCGTGGAAGCAAATTTGTGTCTCCCCGAAAAGCAAATTTGTGCTTCGCGTGGAACCAAAAAAGCATTCACAAAAAATCATGATTTCCCCCCCTCCAAAATCTATGTAAACCAAAAAGCACTAGACCTAGAACAAGACACATTTAAAACCTGAAACCgtgtatagaaaaataaaaaataaattcaaGAGGGAACACACCCAACACACGATATGTGGTGGTGGCTGCCACTTGGCACGCTTTCAGCCCACAAAATTAACCCGTGCGGGGCTCCTATCCTTTAGTTACGTAAACCCTATTCGGCATCTTTAGCACCCGTTACTTCAGTTTGCGCAAACGGGTGCACACCCCCGTCCATGCTGGACAAACCCATTTACCCTTTTTTTGTTTAACCTGCAAAAGACTAAGCGCAGGTGTGTTTTGAACCAGAGGCCTCCTCATTTAGTCTTAGCTACGGTAGCCAACTAGACAACTCATTTGTTAGATCCTTTGTCttctttcatttttcctttttattttttatttttccttttttattttttcccttttcttttatatttttcttttttcttgttccCTTTTTCAAAAAGCATGAACTTCTTTTAATAAAAATTGATGTCTTTTCAAATTTCGGTGagcttttttgaattcatgatttttttcaaaatttgggaCTTTTTATAAAATCTATGAACCTTCTTtcagaattgatgaacttttttctcatATCCCTGATTTGTTTTTATCAGAATCGATGGACTTATTTCAAATATGTGAACCGTTTTATTAAAatcaatgattttttgtcaaattTGCGATCTTTTTTGAAAATACGATGCGCttcttttcaaattcgtgaacttttttttcaaaattgatggaaATTTTTccaattttgtgaacatttttaaaaatatgtGATATTTTATAAAAAACGATGAGCTTTTTAAAATTTCCTTTTTCAAATAATTTATATTGGGACTTAAACAAGGGTCCAATGGCGTTGTTTTCAGATAAAAGACATCAAAGTGATTGTGGTGCATTTATTATTGTGTAAAGTCCATCAACGTTGGCATGCTGGTTCAAATCCTAGGTCTCGCATAATAATAATGGTGAAGATTTTTTTTCACTTTTGTTTTTGGAGGATGTTGTTGGACGCGAACGATGTTGGGCCAGCCCACTATCGCTCGCCTTGGAGGCCAACTAGCCTAAGTGCCCCTTTAGTTGTTTCCAGAGTTCTCTtgcaaccttattaatgaatcaaaATGTCCATAGGTACAAGGTTTGGGTCATTTGCACAACCAAATGTGGCGAGATTGTGAGCTTCAAAACTGAAATTCCTACATTCCAAAATAAATTTACATCCTTCAAACGCTTCCCTACGCTCCATTATTTCATGTAGAATTGCAGCATGTCTTCTCCCGGATCATTATACAATATCATTCACGACATTTTGGCAATATGAAGCGATCCATATTTTCCTTACACCCAAATCCTCTGCAGGAGATAATTCCTCCCGGCACTCTAGAGTCTTCAGAATTGTTGGGTCTGTAATGCCTCCAAGAACTATCACTGAAGCCCATTGGTATATCCCTGCAGCGTCTCTACAAAATGCCAAAGTGCCCCTTTATTTAGTTGCTCTCATGGGGGACCTCCTATATGACGACTTGCGCGCCGGAAATCATTGAAACACGCACACCCGCTCCCCAGCGCACAATCATGTTCGGGGCGGGAATTCCCTtcatattttttttctgttttcagtttttcctttttaaaaataattcaggaTTTCAAAGAGTTATGAATTGTGAAAAATGTTCTTAAATTGAAAGAAAGTTCATGATTTGAAAAATGTTCGGGAAATGATAATGCACAcagattataaaaatgttcataatttcaaaacaAATGTTCGTGTATCAAAAAATATccacaattttaaaaaaaatcatagtttttctaaatgttcaacatttttggcCAATGTTCAAAATATCAAAAATCATTCCCAAAATTTCTAAAATGTTAACAAATTCAAAAATAGTTCCCTGGTTCAGAAAACATTCATGAACTCAAAAAAATGTTTGTCGAAAATGAAATAATGTTcctgaatttcaaaaattgttacCAAATGTCAAAAAATATTTGCCGGTTCACAAAAAATATTCACTAGTTCCGAAAATGTCCGCAGTTTCAACAAATGTTCGAGAATTTGAAAGAATTTTGATTTTAGAAAATGGTCGCAAATttgttaaaaatgttcatgaatttggacAATGTTCACGATTTCAGAAAAATgatgaatttggaaaatgttcatgatttcataaGCCATTAGTGGTTAAAAAACACGAATTTGAAATATGTTtgccaaatagaaaataaaaataaaataaaataatgtaaataaataaaaaggaaaatgaaatGAAAACAGAAAAAATTAAAAATTA encodes the following:
- the LOC123145023 gene encoding uncharacterized protein, which encodes MATSTMGAAAADLEARQLLILRRVEDLELAAQQHRLGALSLSDAEAEVEAGDTEERLSALLAARGVHDFAFRRVPADYYDRPLEERRDLLAADSVAQLCKSIVMVNTKAAADVVDCSNPKNSKYYVVIVQYMARLNAENIKNFLYTLNESQIPKKRFNMRLAPEEESLMLTGFVHNGVTCIGMKTDIPVIIDEAITKLDEDFFWLGGGEVDLKLGMRTSQFLNAFNPFVVKCS